One window of the Carnobacterium maltaromaticum DSM 20342 genome contains the following:
- a CDS encoding pyridoxal-phosphate-dependent aminotransferase family protein: MIKQLSVPTRTIMTPGPVEVEPRVLKALSTPIIGQYDPEFFRVMGEVSTLLKTPFETTNAQAFVVDGTSRSGLEAAMLGLVEKGDRVLVPAYGRFGYLFVELAERAGGEVKLIEKTWGETFSPEEVIAAIKEFNPKVVALVHGETSTGQIQELKEIGQYCQENGHLFLVDAVATFCGAPVKVDEWGIDIAVGGTQKCLSVPSGMSPITYNKKVEDILTSRYQMELGLSDEHRNSDFIKSNYLDLSQIQRYWGPEHINHHTEMTSMIYGIHEGLRIVEEETLEVRYARHSLNEKAMMAGIKAMGLNLFGNPKSKMVTVTCVEIPNGVDGEAVRSTLLNEFGVEIASSFGSLKGKIWRIGNMGYSSRKENVLHTLGALEAAILYHGGEIIKGEATLAAMKVYGSQK, from the coding sequence ATGATTAAACAACTTTCAGTGCCAACGCGTACAATTATGACACCAGGTCCAGTAGAAGTTGAGCCTCGTGTTTTAAAAGCGCTATCTACACCGATTATTGGGCAGTACGATCCAGAATTTTTTAGAGTAATGGGGGAAGTATCCACCCTGTTAAAAACACCTTTTGAAACAACAAATGCACAGGCTTTTGTTGTAGATGGTACATCTCGTTCAGGTTTGGAAGCGGCTATGCTAGGTTTAGTTGAAAAAGGTGATCGTGTTTTAGTCCCTGCATATGGACGCTTTGGTTATTTATTTGTGGAATTAGCAGAGCGAGCGGGTGGTGAAGTTAAATTAATTGAAAAAACTTGGGGCGAAACATTCTCGCCAGAGGAAGTTATTGCAGCAATTAAAGAATTTAACCCAAAAGTAGTTGCTTTAGTTCATGGTGAAACATCAACCGGACAAATTCAAGAACTTAAAGAAATTGGTCAATATTGCCAAGAAAATGGTCATTTATTTTTAGTGGATGCAGTAGCTACTTTTTGCGGTGCACCTGTTAAAGTTGATGAATGGGGGATTGATATAGCTGTTGGTGGAACTCAAAAATGTTTAAGTGTTCCTTCCGGTATGTCACCAATTACCTACAATAAAAAAGTAGAAGATATTTTAACTTCACGTTATCAAATGGAATTAGGCCTGTCAGACGAACATCGCAACTCTGACTTTATTAAAAGTAACTACCTAGATTTAAGCCAAATCCAACGTTATTGGGGACCAGAACATATTAATCATCATACTGAAATGACTTCAATGATTTATGGGATCCATGAAGGGTTACGTATTGTTGAAGAAGAAACTTTAGAGGTGCGTTATGCACGTCATTCTTTAAATGAGAAGGCTATGATGGCTGGAATCAAGGCCATGGGTCTTAATTTATTTGGAAACCCTAAATCTAAAATGGTGACTGTTACATGTGTTGAAATCCCGAATGGTGTGGATGGAGAAGCTGTTCGAAGCACTCTTTTAAACGAGTTTGGTGTAGAAATTGCAAGCTCATTTGGTTCGTTAAAAGGAAAAATTTGGCGGATTGGAAATATGGGCTATAGTAGTCGAAAAGAAAATGTACTTCATACGCTTGGCGCATTGGAAGCAGCAATTCTTTACCATGGTGGAGAAATTATTAAAGGTGAAGCAACGTTAGCTGCAATGAAAGTCTATGGTAGTCAAAAATAA